ATCATTGATTCCATCACCGGCCATGACCACGCCACCCGATTCCTTTAACCGTTGGATGTGTGCAGCTTTTTCATCGGGTTTCAGATTGCCGGTAGCCTGCACGTGCGGCAGTCCGGCTTCTGATGCACGGGCGCTGACGACTTCCTGACGATCTCCGCTGAGTATATGAATATTCAGGTTTCGCTGGCTCAGTTTTGTGATGGTGCCGGCGGCTTCGGGTTTCAGAGGATCGTGCAGCCAGAATGAAAAAAGACGTGTGCGGTTTAAGGCCACATGAACCACGGTTTCACCAGGGGTTCCGGTGGTACCCGACTCATCAGAAACCAGGTCACCCGAGCCCACATCCCAGCGATTCAGACCGGATAAAACGGAAAATCCTGCCCCGGGACGGTTATCGAGTGCATCGATGGGAATGGAAGCGGGAACAAAGGTCTTTTCTGACAGATACCGGTGAATGGCCTGTGAGAGCGGATGGGTTGATTGCCCCAGGATGGTCATCAGGTCGCTGCCGTATCGGCTCAGGGAATCGGTAGGATCGTCGAACCGTGAAACCGTTGGTTTGCCGGTTGTGAGTGTGCCGGTTTTATCGAAGACCAGTGACCGGGACGAGCGAAGCAGATCCAGTGCATCGGGGTTCTGGATGAGAATTCCATGACGGGCTGCCGATCCGAGGGACACCATTAACGCGACGGGCGTGGCCAGACCCAGCGCACACGGACAGGAAATGACCAAAACGGCCACGGCATGAAGCAAGGCATCACGGAGCGGGGCTTCAGTGAAAAAATACCAGCCGGTAAACGTCCCTGCGGCAATGACAAGCACCACCGGAACAAAAACGGCTGAGACCCGGTCGGCCATGGCCTGAACGGCGGCCTTCTTTCCCTGAGCAGCCTCCACGGCCCGGATGATGCCAGCCAGAACGGTTTGCTCGCCCACCGAGGAAGCTTTGGCCATCAAACGGCCGTCGGTGACCAGGGTCCCCGAGAAAATTTTATCACCCGGCTGACGGGTCATGGGCAGACTTTCGCCCGTCAGCATGCTTTCATCGGTGGTGATGGTTCCCTGCTGAACCACTCCATCAGCGGGGATGGTTTCTCCGGGAAGCACAACAAAGACATCTCCCGACAGTAAGTCCGCCACCGGAATGGTACGTTCTGTTCCATCCCTGATTACCCGGGCTGATTTAATGGAAAGAGCGGCCAGCGACTGAATGAGTGTTCTGGTTTGCAGTTTGCTCCGTTTTTCGAGGTACTTGCCCAGCAGCACCAGGCTGATTACCATGGCTGAGGATTCAAAATAGTGGTGGGCATCGCCTGTCAGGTACAGATACAGACTCAGAAAATAAGCAGCGGAGGTTCCGAGAGCCACCAGCGTATTCATGTCGGCTGTTTTCTGAAGGGTGGCTGCCCAGGCCTGACGGTAAAAGTGACGGCCGAAGTAAAATTGGATGGGAGTTGCAAGTAAGAAGGGCCAGATACTCTGGTCAAACCACATGGCCGCATGAACATGATAACCGGTCATCCATTCCACTGCCATCAGCATCATGGCCAGTATAAATGGTGCGGTCAGGATGAGTGACAGAAAAACCTCGGTCTGCTGTCGTTTCAGTCCGGAGTCTGAGGCTCCTGTTCCTGATTCCGGAATGGCGGAATCGTACCCGATATCACGGATGGTCTGACGGATGGTATCTAGGCTGGTAACCGAGGAATCGTATTGAATCCTGGCCATTTCGGTGGCCAGATTCACCGACACCTGACTGATACCGGGTGCTTTTCCCAATTTCCGTTCAATCCGTGCCGAGCAGTTGGCACAGGTCATTCCGGTGATGCGGAGGGTTTGGGAATCTGCCATATCGGTTTAATCGATGGTTGACAGGCTCAGGCTACCGGCTGGACCGACACGAGCTGAAAGCCAGCTTCCCGGATGGCTGCATCCAGTTCCGGTTGCAGGGCGGGCAGGTTGTCTGTGGAAATGGTGGCTTCGTTGACCCGGATATCCTGAATGGAAACATCCTTCAGTCCGGAGAGTTCTTCGCGCACCGACCGCACACAGCTGTTCATGCAGTGCATTCCCTGAATGGTCAGTTTGTAAGTTGCCATGGTGATTCTCCGTTAAGTTGAATGAGATTGGATGCAGGAAGTGGAAGAAAGTGTCAGGATGGACCTTTTTTCCATTGATTGGCCCGCTGGTTCAATGCTGCAAGTCTTGCCGTTTCCACGATCCTTTTCTGCCGGGTTGACTGCGTTTTTGCCTGTAAAATCCACTCGAGAATGGCCCGGCGGGCTGAAGGAGGAAAGTTGGAGAAATGGCCCTCTGATTCTGGAAATTCTTCAAAAGCCTCCTTTAAATCATCTGGAACCGCCAGATGATCAGTCTCTTCCAGTTTTGACCAGGAACCATTTTGGCGGGCTTGTTCCACCACCTGTTTTCCGGCAATGGATAACCGATTCTGAGATTCGAGGCGAGCAATCTTTTCACGATTGATTTTCGACCAGGCACTTCCCCGTTTACGGGGTGCAATCCATAACATAGACCGGTCGGCATCGAGCTTACGGGGGAGGCTGTCGATCCAGCCAAAACAGAGCAGTTCATCCACCACTGCTGAATAGTCGGTGTACCAGTCGGGCATGTGTTTTTTATACCGGATGAGCCATAAACCCGATTCAGTCCGGTGGTTTGATTCAAGCCAGCTGCGCAGTTCCTCTATGCTTTTAACTTCGACTGAGCGATCATTTTGTGGTCCGGTTTTTTTAATCATCAGAACACAACTGAAAAGGAAAGGGCAGGTAACATCACCACCTCTCCGTCATGACCCCGTATCAACAAATTGATTTCGGGTAAGAGTCGGAAAGTATTTTTCCCCACCCGGGCACCTAAAAACAGACCGGTTCCAAAATACCCATCTGCTTCAAGGCTTTCTTCTGACCCAAATAAATCGATGGTACCTCTCGAGACAAAAAACATCCCTCTCACTCCGCCATAGATCAGGTCTCCTCCTGCCAATAAGGACGGATAAAAACCATGCATCCGATAATTTTTTCCATCGGTGAAATAGGAATACATGACATCCGCCGTGAGGTCGACTTTTGAGTCAATCAGACGGTATTTAGCATCGGTTGCGAAACCGGAAGGGAACATGTACTTAAGACCCATATCCAGGTCGCTGATGATACCCACGCGCACACCTGCCTCCGGGGCGATGAACTCCGGATGAATGGTTGAGGAGATGGCGAGTTGTACCTGACCGGGTTCCAGCGGGACCGGATCGTTCAGATTCACCATGGACATACAGCCGGAGAGCAGGACCAGAGCAGAAAAAAGAGGCAACAGGGTTTTCATGGTTGGTTTGAGATGGTCTGTTCTGATTGATAATAAAAATCAATTCTTTTTGGTGGTGGTGCAATCACCACCGGACCCTGCAGGTCATACAATCTGGCGGTGGGTGAATGGATCACCAGAATTCCGGTACTTACGGTATTCTTTGCCAGAAACTGAATACGGTACTCACCCGAAAGATAGGGCAACTCAATCAAAGCATGAGCAGGTTGCATGACAGCCAGGGATATTCCGTCTGGTGAAAGCACACCGTGAATGGTTATGGTGATCACCCCATTCTGATGGTCCAGACTGGTGATCAGCCGGTGGTTGCCTGATCCATACTGATTGGTGGTCCAAAGATGAAGGACCGGGTACATCTCAATCTGCCTTTCATCCGGATCATGGATAGCGGCGACCACCTTATCATAGTCCAGTAATACTTCCTGCCGCGTGATGGGTGTTTCTGGCACTTCAGGCGAACGAACAGGCAGCCGGGTGTAACCACAACCGGTCAGAAGTGCTGTGAAGAGAAGCAGCCATTTATTCACGACAGGTTACCGTGAAATGGATTTTTTTGAGATTTTCTTGTGGATGGCTGTGACTTCGATCAGGGCTGCTGATCCATACCAGGGCCTCAGTTCCATTTCGAGTGTGCCGGCCTGAATGGCCGGGTCGGTTTCGGTCAGGGCTTTCGCCTCTTCGATGGTGGACACGTTGAAAATGTAAATGCCACGCACGGGTTCTTTATCCAGAAAAGGGCCGGCCACAATCAGCTTGCCTTCGTCGGCCATCCGTTCGATGTTCTGCAAATGGGCCTTTTGAAGATTCACCCGCTCAAGAGAATCCTTAATCTGGACCGGCCCGCGTTTCAGAAAAGCCATGACGTATCGTTTCATGCCATTGGGTTCGGCACCAAGCCGGGCCGCCAGCGTGGAATCATAAGAAAGGTTCTGGGCAAAGGCTGCACCCGCAGCCAGCAGGAATACAAAAAGGGTGAGCAGATGTTTCAACGGAAAGTCCTTTCGTCAGGTTTTTCGGGTGTAACGTGATTTGACCAGTCCGGTCTGATAAACGGTGGTTCCTGCATGTTCGAGCCAAAGCGGTTTTTCAAGGTAACCAAAAAGCGGAATGCCGCCGCCAAGGATAACGGGAATCTGAGAAATGATCAGTTCATCAATGGCATCGGCATAAAGGAAAGATTGGATGGTTTTTCCTCCGTCGATATACAGATCACTGAAACCTCTCGCATTGAGTTCAGAGGTGATTTCCCGCGGATGGCCTTGTAGCAGTGTTACTTTGGATTGCAGGTGGTCAGGAATTCTTTCCAGTGTTGAACTGAGCACCACAACCGGTTTCGAATAAGGCCAATCGCCGAAGGTAAGGACCGTTTCGTAGGTGTTCCTTCCCATTACAATGGCCGAAATTCCTTCCATGAAACGGTCGAATCCATAATCACCCTGAGAGGGAACAGGAAACGAGGTCAGCCAGTCAAGGGACCCATCGGGACGGGCAATATATCCATCGAGACTGGTGGCAATAAAAACCCGGTTGGCCATGGGAGTCCCTTCTTCCTTACTCGGTCGGTGATTGGGTTGGAATATCGGCAGAATTTGTCACGGATGAAACCCCCGAGATTTCCAGATCGATGAGGGACCAGGAGGCGTTACCAGCCAGTACCGGACCTGTCGGGGTGGCCAGCCGGTTTTCTATCACCACGTACCGGACCCCCAGCTGACGGGCAGCCGATCCGGCATGCTGATGGTACAGTGCCGGCAGATCTTTCCGGTCCCACGGAGTGCGGTAGCCGATCAGTTCCATCCGGCGCAGGTACTCTGCAAAGGTGGATTTGCTGTAGTTGTGCGGGGCCCCGTCCTTATACGTCCCGACAATGGCACGGTGAGAGTGGTAACGGAATCCCTCCATGTACGAGGGGGACAGAATAACGGCATTGGCCGGAGTCAGCTGGCGGGTTTTTTGCTGAATATCCACCCAGTCGCTGCCTTGTGACATCAGAATGGGTTGGCCGTACCGGATCCACTGTCCGCTGATACGTGCAAGTCCGCCCATCAGAACCAGAATTAAAAAGGCGTAAATCCACCACTTCGGCCGGAAGAGGCCGATGAAAACCGTTGCCAGAATTCCGGCCATGAGGAGCAGTCTGGCAGGACCAGGTGCCGGAGAGAAGGTGTTTTCCACTGCATACCAGCCAAGAAACAACAGGGTCGCTCCGGTCAGCCATTTGTTCCCGGGTTCCTGTTTTGTCAGCAAATGGTGAATCATTAAGCCAATCGCAACCAGGGTGATCAGATAACTGAGCCGGGCCAGCTGAAGCTGAAGGATCAATCCGACAGAAAACCACTCTCCCAGCGCCATCAGAAGCAGAAGTGACAGCACCCCCAGCGAGAAGGGCAGCAGCCGGTACCAGACCGGATGATTTCTGAATCCCCAAAGCGTCACCACCGCCATCAGACCCAGAAAAACGAATCGTTCGGGGACCCAGGAACTCAGAAAAAAGGAATGATTCATCCGTGCCCGCACAAAATCCAGCCAGGCCGCTCCATCAAAGGGGATCGGTGGGGCATCGAGTTTGTGAATCAGAAAAGGCAACCAGGCTGGTGAGGCAATGACCAGCAGGGTGGCTCCGGAGGCCAGGGATCCCGGCAAGGTTTGCCGGTCTCGCCAGGCATCGAGCAGAAACCGCCAACCCAGTACGGCTGCGGTTGCCACCGCCGAAAACGGGTGAATCAGAAAAATGAAACCAGCCGTTCCGCCAGCCAGCAATCGCTTCCCCTGATCGAACCAGGTATAACTGAGTAGCAACAGGGACAATCCGACCACGTGGGGCTGGAAGTAATGATACGGATTCAGGCCGTAACGGCTCATGGCTGCGGCACCATGGGCGAGACAAAGCATAGCCAGAAAAACCAACGCACCATTTCCCGGTCCGAAAAAATGCCGGTAAAAGAACCAGAGGGCTGCCGCGATCAGAAAAGTCTGACCCAACCAGAGCGTCACCAGGGTAAATTCCAGTGACGTTACCGAGGTCAGCCATCCGGCCGCTTTCCAGACCACCACCGGATGGTCGTTGATGGTCTGAATCAGCAGATCATTGGCAAACAGAGACGGATCCGATTCATGAAGGATGAAAGGAATGTAGGTATCCAGGTCACTGCCCGAAAAATTAAACCCCTGAAGCAAGGCAAGTAACACCAATCCGCCTGCCAGAAACAGACGGGTCCGGGTTGAAAAAACAGGTTGAGCCAACATTGGAATTAATCCACCCGAACAACCGGCGTGCGGGGGCCAATACCGGCTTCGTTAAACGGTTCAATGCAGAAATAATAGGTGGTTTTCGAGTTCATCAGTTTAAAGTAATACTCGTTCTTGCCGTAAATCTGGATGGATGAATACAGTTTGTCAGGAGCTGTGCCGTAATAGATGTGGTATCCGGTGGCATTGGGTTCCTGATGCCATTTGATCCAGGCATTCCGTTTATCGCTTCCCTGCCGCAGCACAATGAATCCGCGAACCGTGTCGGGAAGGGCAACCGGTGCGTTTCCGAAAACCCTGAATCCGCTGATGGCAAATTTTCCGGCAGCCATGTGACGGTTTTCCAGACGTAAAAACCGGGTGGTGACCGGTGCGGGAAGTTCCAGATAATCATGGGGAACATCGGTCTTGTTGGCCGATTTATCGACCAGAACATTCCAGGTTTTTCCGTCGGCAGAATGAGA
The nucleotide sequence above comes from Bacteroidota bacterium. Encoded proteins:
- a CDS encoding cation-translocating P-type ATPase; translated protein: MADSQTLRITGMTCANCSARIERKLGKAPGISQVSVNLATEMARIQYDSSVTSLDTIRQTIRDIGYDSAIPESGTGASDSGLKRQQTEVFLSLILTAPFILAMMLMAVEWMTGYHVHAAMWFDQSIWPFLLATPIQFYFGRHFYRQAWAATLQKTADMNTLVALGTSAAYFLSLYLYLTGDAHHYFESSAMVISLVLLGKYLEKRSKLQTRTLIQSLAALSIKSARVIRDGTERTIPVADLLSGDVFVVLPGETIPADGVVQQGTITTDESMLTGESLPMTRQPGDKIFSGTLVTDGRLMAKASSVGEQTVLAGIIRAVEAAQGKKAAVQAMADRVSAVFVPVVLVIAAGTFTGWYFFTEAPLRDALLHAVAVLVISCPCALGLATPVALMVSLGSAARHGILIQNPDALDLLRSSRSLVFDKTGTLTTGKPTVSRFDDPTDSLSRYGSDLMTILGQSTHPLSQAIHRYLSEKTFVPASIPIDALDNRPGAGFSVLSGLNRWDVGSGDLVSDESGTTGTPGETVVHVALNRTRLFSFWLHDPLKPEAAGTITKLSQRNLNIHILSGDRQEVVSARASEAGLPHVQATGNLKPDEKAAHIQRLKESGGVVMAGDGINDAPALASATVSIAMSTGADLAITTSDISILNGRLSLIPMVFDLADRTHRTIRQNLFFAFLYNSLGIPLAAAGLLAPWIAGAAMALSSVSVVSNALRLRKF
- a CDS encoding heavy-metal-associated domain-containing protein — translated: MATYKLTIQGMHCMNSCVRSVREELSGLKDVSIQDIRVNEATISTDNLPALQPELDAAIREAGFQLVSVQPVA
- a CDS encoding YdeI/OmpD-associated family protein, with the protein product MIKKTGPQNDRSVEVKSIEELRSWLESNHRTESGLWLIRYKKHMPDWYTDYSAVVDELLCFGWIDSLPRKLDADRSMLWIAPRKRGSAWSKINREKIARLESQNRLSIAGKQVVEQARQNGSWSKLEETDHLAVPDDLKEAFEEFPESEGHFSNFPPSARRAILEWILQAKTQSTRQKRIVETARLAALNQRANQWKKGPS
- a CDS encoding dihydrofolate reductase, producing MANRVFIATSLDGYIARPDGSLDWLTSFPVPSQGDYGFDRFMEGISAIVMGRNTYETVLTFGDWPYSKPVVVLSSTLERIPDHLQSKVTLLQGHPREITSELNARGFSDLYIDGGKTIQSFLYADAIDELIISQIPVILGGGIPLFGYLEKPLWLEHAGTTVYQTGLVKSRYTRKT